ATGAGGAACGCCATCAAGAGCGGGTCATTTCAGGAGTTCAAGAAAGACTGCGAGAGGAACCTATGGACAGAGGCGTTGCCGTAAGGAATGTCCTCATCTATACCCTTGCGGCCAATGTATCCGTTGCCCTGGCGAAGGTCGGGTATGGCCATTTCACAAACTCCATCTCGATAACTTCCGACGGCTTCCATTCCTTCTTTGACGGGACCTCGAACATCGTCGGACTCGTCGGGATCTGGATAGCCTCGCGCCCTCCGGATAGGAACCATCCCTACGGACATAAGAAATACGAGACCCTTTTTACGATGGCGATAGCATCGATGCTCTTCTTCACCTGCTATGAGATACTGAAGAGGGTGTACCACTCGTTTCATGAAGGCCACAGGACCGTCGTTACGGAAATGAGCTTTGTCATCATGATCGTGACGATAGCCGTCAATATCAGCGTGATGCTCTATGAACTGAAGAGGGGCAGGGAGTTGCAGAGTGAATTTCTCATAGCCGACGCGAAACAC
This Thermodesulfovibrionales bacterium DNA region includes the following protein-coding sequences:
- a CDS encoding cation diffusion facilitator family transporter — encoded protein: MDRGVAVRNVLIYTLAANVSVALAKVGYGHFTNSISITSDGFHSFFDGTSNIVGLVGIWIASRPPDRNHPYGHKKYETLFTMAIASMLFFTCYEILKRVYHSFHEGHRTVVTEMSFVIMIVTIAVNISVMLYELKRGRELQSEFLIADAKHTKSDILTSFSVIIGLIFSRLGYQQADAIIGMIIVALIAKIGYEILKAASDVLVDTVCIDTFDVEAVVAGIEGVRGC